Genomic window (Oligoflexia bacterium):
CGAAAATCAGCAAGTGTTTCAATGATTGCATTTTCTAAAAGGCGCATCAGACTATGTAAGTCACGACCACGCTTTTCTAAATCTAAAATCGGATACACCACAATCTGACCAGGCAAGTGAAGAGTAGACCTTCCCCCCCGGCTCACTTCATAAACGGGAAGTTTATCTGTTAACACTTCTTCTCGTGAACCAGCTGCACGACCAACAGTAATAACTGCCGGATGTTCACAAACCAATAATTTCTCAAGATTTGTATTTCGATTGGAAATTAATTCAGCAACAGCTTTTTCTTGAACTTCAAGTGCTTTTGGATAATCAATCAGACCTAAACTTTCTACTAGCAGCACAATTTATTCCTAACAAAACAACAAAAACGGTTCGCCATTTTACACGGCGGACATACGTTACAATATTATGGCCTTGGTTGGCGTTCACGTTCGGTTTTTGCCATGATGTGAATGGCTTTACCCATGGCGGCTTCTGCAGCTTCCATGATCATCTCCGGCAAGGTGGGATGCGGATGAATTGTCGACGCAAGATCTTCTGCTGT
Coding sequences:
- the lipB gene encoding lipoyl(octanoyl) transferase LipB, with the protein product MLLVESLGLIDYPKALEVQEKAVAELISNRNTNLEKLLVCEHPAVITVGRAAGSREEVLTDKLPVYEVSRGGRSTLHLPGQIVVYPILDLEKRGRDLHSLMRLLENAIIETLADFRITAQSIEGKTGVWVIDESVDANSITERKIASLGIAAKKWVSYHGLALNVTCDLKMFSNLSPCGFNSSVMTSMIDEMPEEYKKTWAIEPESLFKNVRLRIIENLKNQLVGEI